A DNA window from Salvelinus fontinalis isolate EN_2023a chromosome 28, ASM2944872v1, whole genome shotgun sequence contains the following coding sequences:
- the LOC129826699 gene encoding RAB7A-interacting MON1-CCZ1 complex subunit 1-like: MADDCRRQAFELERRIFELDNKCASLRTEKQDDDYLQNASSILDKLKSFYRQGGESNSLPKLLQDYTQVILDITFYEENKLVDQEFPEDCSPFKIQQLLQDLTEPEVLAGRLVPAQEVQSVLGLEVLECLYWRRGALLYMYCHTLHQRKQWIKKNKATFLKCLQEGVRYLMRMLQVRNSVKLNDGVVFHDSATANFLAEGIFSDTHLLTMMYIGEMCFWAVKYEDCSVDSMERKEDRLHFRDIGTQILHKYVLVCDGPLQGQGWNTENAKEILSILQ; this comes from the exons ATGGCCGACGACTGCAGAAGACAGGCGTTCGAACTGGAGAGAAGGATTTTTGAGTTGGACAATAAGTGCGCCAGCCTCAGAACCGAGAAACAAG ATGATGACTATTTACAGAATGCTTCTTCAATACTAGACAAGTTGAAAAGCTTTTACAGACAAGGGGGGGAGAGTAACAGTCTGCCTAAACTGCTTCAGGATTACACTCAG gtgatccTGGACATCACGTTCTATGAGGAAAACAAGCTGGTGGACCAGGAGTTCCCGGAGGACTGCTCACCCTTTAAGATCCAACAGCTGCTGCAGGACCTCACAGAGCCAGAGGTGCTGGCGGGTAGACTGGTCCCGGCCCAagag GTGCAGTCAGTGCTGGGGCTAGAGGTGTTAGAGTGCCTCTACTGGAGACGTGGAGCACTGCTTTACATGTACTGCCACACACTCCACCAACGCAAGCAGTGGATCAAGAAGAACAAAGCCACTTTCCTCAAG TGTCTTCAGGAGGGCGTACGTTACCTGATGAGGATGTTGCAGGTGAGGAACTCTGTGAAGCTCAACGATGGGGTGGTGTTTCACGACTCTGCTACCGCCAACTTCCTGGCTGAAG GCATCTTCTCAGACACCCACCTGCTGACGATGATGTACATAGGGGAGATGTGTTTCTGGGCAGTGAAGTATGAGGACTGCAGCGTGGATTCCATGGAACGCAAAGAGGACCGGCTTCACTTCCGGGACATTGGGACGCAGATCCTGCACAAATACGTGCTTGTCTGTGACGGCCCTCTTCAGGGCCAGGGCTGGAACACAGAGAATGCCAAGGAAATCCTAAGTATCTTACAGTGA